The genome window GAGATCGGGAGTGGATATTTCAAGGAGCACCCTTTCCAATACCGCAATTCAAGTTTTTGAAAAACTTTCTCCGATGATCGAGGATGTGAGAAGGGAACTTTTCAAATCGAAGTATTTGCAGATCGATGAGACGATTCTTCAAGTGTTAAACGAAGAAGGAAAGTTGAATACATCCAAATCGTATATGTGGGTGATCCGAGGGTTCATCAGAGAAAAGCCCGTTGTTCTCTATCATTATGAGCCGAGTCGGAGCGCTAAGTTTTTAGAAGAATGGATCCAGGGATTTGAAGGAATCATCCAAACGGACGGTTTTGAATCTTACGATTCTTTGTTGAAAGTTAAATCTAAGATTCTTCACGCGGGATGTTGGAATCATGCGAGGAGGAGATTTTTCGAAATTCTAAAAATCGATTCTAAGAATGTGCAAGCAGAATGGATCGTAAAGAAAATCGGTAAGCTTTATACAATCGAGTCAAAAGCTAAGGTAGAAAGTTTAAGTTCTGAAGAACATCTGAAACTCAGGCAATCCGAATCTAAGCCTATCGTTGATGAGATTCGTTCTTGGATGAACAAACGGATCGTCGAAGTTGCTCCCAAATCTTCTATGGGAAAAGCGCTCTCTTATCTTTCTGGCCAGTGGGAAAAACTGCTTCTCTTTTTGGATCATCCGGAATTGCAATTAGATACGAATCTCGTTGAGAACGACATTCGTCCTTTTGTGATCGGTAGAAAAAACTGGCTCTTCTCCGGTTGTCCACAAGGGGCAACTGCGAGCGCGGGATTCTATTCGTTAATTCAAAATGCAAAGATCTCAGGTATCGATCCTTACGCTTATTTACGAGATCTTTTTAAGTCTTGGGAAACGATACCGAGAAGTCTTTCTTGCGAGGATCTGCCAAAAAACGGTGGGCTTGTGGTTCGTTAGGCGGTTACATACAATTACAAACGAGCTCATCAAGGAAGAAATATGAACGGAAGAACTCCTTCTCAAGTTTTCATCGAAGGAATCAAATTCAAGCAGGACGAGGATACAATTTTAGAAAATTAGGAAATTTCTTTCAGAAGAAGTGTAAGGGGAATACTGTCATTGTACAAATAGGGAACTAAAAAGTATATTGACATGGACAAGCTAAAAGAACTAAAAATTTCAAAGTTCACGGCTTGACATACTTGATGAGAGCCTTATCTGAAATTCTAATTGTGCGAAACTTTTAAGACACTATCTGTTGTCATCTTTTTCTCCTTGTTAGTTTCAAGAAGTAAGATCAAGTTCTAACTAATGCACCAAATAAAACCCCGTCGTTTCCGACAGGGTTAAAAGCTTAATGAGCAATTCTAATAAATGGATACTTATTACAAAATATACTCAATGAAACAGCTAAAAAAGAAAATTTAATTGTTAGTTTAATGTACCAAACTCGTTAGCGATTTTATTAGCTATATATTTTCCATAACTATTTACGTAATTTCTAAAGAATTCGCCTTCGATATCCGAGTCGAAAGATGTATATATGAAACCGCCGATTAAAGAAGACAATCCAAGGGTAAGTAGCCAATCTACTCCTTGCGTCCAAGTCCTTCCGAGGTCGGAGTGATTTGCTTTGAGTGAAAATGGAATCATAATTTGTTTCGTGACAATATTATTCTTCTTAATGGTAATATCAGTTTCAATATCGGCAAAATATTTATATCCGTTCCATGCAGGTGCAAAAATCAAAAAGCCTGGAAAACTAATCAAAAAATTCCATCTAGATCCATCGTATGTAACTTTAGGACGAAGTTCAAGAATGTATTCTACCTTTGATGCGGTTGGATTGTAGGGAAAAATTACCTCAAAATTTCCAGTTGCTCTAAGTGCCTGGAGAATTTCTTCCGCGTGACGTTCTTCAGCAGGGTTTGCTGAATTTATAATAACGCCGATTTTATGTTTTTTACCGGCAAAGGAATAGCTACTATAATACTCTGAAAGATTTTGAATTTTTAAGCTATGGGAGCAAT of Leptospira sanjuanensis contains these proteins:
- the tnpC gene encoding IS66 family transposase, with translation MSLDLNSLPDDVEELKRIIILENNKYQEELRLQKQKESEHLDQIERLKIQLFGRKTEKWSQIEKDQGFLFNEIESSLQEDSPEPEEESLFSPVKSHTRKKTGRKPFPDYFPRIEILHDIPEIDKTCSCGHELTRIGEDKSEKLDIIPAKIQVEVHIRPKYACKHCEGTSDETLPVVRIAPVPHQIAEKSMLSSGFLAHTLTQKFADALPFYRQAGILQRSGVDISRSTLSNTAIQVFEKLSPMIEDVRRELFKSKYLQIDETILQVLNEEGKLNTSKSYMWVIRGFIREKPVVLYHYEPSRSAKFLEEWIQGFEGIIQTDGFESYDSLLKVKSKILHAGCWNHARRRFFEILKIDSKNVQAEWIVKKIGKLYTIESKAKVESLSSEEHLKLRQSESKPIVDEIRSWMNKRIVEVAPKSSMGKALSYLSGQWEKLLLFLDHPELQLDTNLVENDIRPFVIGRKNWLFSGCPQGATASAGFYSLIQNAKISGIDPYAYLRDLFKSWETIPRSLSCEDLPKNGGLVVR